A genomic stretch from Onychostoma macrolepis isolate SWU-2019 chromosome 02, ASM1243209v1, whole genome shotgun sequence includes:
- the LOC131528640 gene encoding LOW QUALITY PROTEIN: NACHT, LRR and PYD domains-containing protein 1 homolog (The sequence of the model RefSeq protein was modified relative to this genomic sequence to represent the inferred CDS: inserted 1 base in 1 codon) produces the protein MSSFEAQFVDINCAALIQKVTSVKAIADELTKKDVIHDETYSEIRAEQTNQGKMRKLFEALHAGGDKAKNDFYYALRNHEPFLVRDLGGYSWKHKLPDPDSKVATRHKSWSDMILKYKASVTDKCKFVIEFNLPSDECVELAGRYTEPVIIQNSKEQAEKYYHEWVRSVHPFGLKPSSQLLSNDKNHSIRIDQLFSPDSDGNTPXTVILSGDPGRGKSFMLQKIMLDWASGGLYSENFDVIYLLKCDEVKCLSQEMSLNQLLSWSCSLTSHQISQTLELTPEKVLILIDGIDEFSFDPCIQISSPSNPSQQALPMDILRSLLDGQILPESFLLVTTRSDADTVMNLLKGPQRFTEIMGFSERGVQEYFQKFFQDEKLFRKTYESVTINESLLTACSVPLLCWMVCFCLKKHFTDYDHVMRELKTTTSIYVHFVSTLLEHHDQSQSVLTMLRSLGQLAEEGMKKQQVFFDEKSVAKNGLDPATSVFLYKGSLKIKDKQEPVFRFMHFSFQEFFTALYYVLLDEEMSWWKICELVDRVEMRDAIYRPSPERSNPFLSVMMFLCGLLNEEVSSSLFEKIKETVPYNMILKKTRQGSLLRMAIYHECEQLFCDEVKCLSQEMSLNQLLSWSCSLTSHQISQTLELTPEKVLILIDGIDEFSFDPRIQISSPSNPSQQALPMDILRSLLDGQILAESFLLVTTRSDACTVMNLLKGPQRFTEIMGFSERGVQEYFQKFFQDEKLFRKTYESVKINESLLTACSVPLLCWMVCFCLKKHFTDYDHVMRELKTTTSIYVHFVSTLLEHHDQSQSVLTMLRSLGQLAEEGMKKQQVFFDEKSVAKTGLKIKDKQEPVFRFMHFSFQEFFTALYYVLLDEEMCWWKINNLLHRVEMGNEIYRPSPERSNPFLSVMMFLCGLLNEEVSSSLFEKIKETVPYNMKLKKTLQGILLRMATYHECEQLFVLYCLYELQDERFVRETLQTRRFMNLYNVSLRSTDCWVLLYCLQCCPHIRDLNLMYCDLTAEKLKILQPALCMCETMRLSVEHLLEAGDLIRSLGESEILRWLRVQEDEYSAESPRWSLDLFVGRGDVSLSLSSSEKNPLFPAVLNMSLKCPQSEISSTDWTLFLQKLSKTGKLADDSSALDEHVSLLLSSFHSVGLKVLHLKLVSLNKSWASGIISLAQTCTSLQQLIVSVTGLILEEGLMLLKNSLTDPHCSVIIEGRKCSKLTDQCKEQDWSHSCNEKVEIHFKPKGLKKIKGLNISEPSGLNLQPLPVCQSCVHIVDSDQWVQVEPSVCTDEGGSEFRISTPAGRFECSRTRMRWVCAGDVTLQYRAVDGRFLREELERLKYERIGPVIDVTVISGKLEEAHLPHYACLAESDPSLREAVKLLSTRDEGIYFQSVELTRYHAKIVQPSFSPATPVLIKLGIAVKVHCDLLIFMTHKNPIILHVYFLPIDSVFEEKIKTKKKSCHQIILSRPETPLQMKKQHSLEVPGASVQPKAIKLRGDIEPNFFQVKHPVVDDINMSLSRVDDQKSVWTATIWKKLINMHPNRTETLFQSGQNQNTPRLTVNFDKVQFFDRNWCALIKSVENVNNIADKLLQKQIIHEELYSEITHPNSTSEASMRKICSIVRKGSDTVKEMFISILLEEDPDLLNHLPLPES, from the exons ATGAGCAGCTTTG AGGCCCAGTTTGTGGATATAAACTGCGCAGCGCTTATTCAGAAGGTTACCTCAGTGAAGGCAATAGCAGATGAACTAACAAAAAAGGACGTGATACATGATGAAACATATTCAGAGATCAGAGCAGAACAAACCAACCAGGGCAAAATGAGAAAGCTATTTGAAGCACTACATGCTGGAGGAGACAAAGCGAAAAATGACTTTTATTATGCGCTGAGAAATCATGAGCCATTCCTCGTCAGAGACCTGG GTGGTTACAGTTGGAAACACAAGCTTCCTGATCCTGATTCCAAAGTAGCAACCAGACATAAAA GTTGGAGTGACATGATTCTTAAGTATAAAGCATCAGTCACTGATAAATGTAAGTTTGTGATCGAGTTTAATCTTCCATCTGATGAATGTGTGGAGCTGGCAGGCCGTTATACTGAACCAGTGATCATTCAGAATAGCAAAGAGCAAGCTGAGAAATACTATCATGAATGGGTGAGGTCCGTACACCCTTTTGGACTAAAGCCATCATCTCAACTGTTATCAAATGACAAGAATCACAGCATCAGAATAGACCAGCTGTTCAGTCCCGACAGTGATGGAAACACAC AAACTGTGATTCTCAGTGGAGATCCAGGCAGAGGGAAATCCTTCATGTTACAGAAGATCATGTTGGACTGGGCTTCTGGAGGACTTTACTCTGAAAACTTTGATGTAATTTATCTTTTGAAGTGTGATGAGGTGAAGTGTCTTTCCCAGGAGATGAGCTTGAATCAGCTCTTGAGCTGGAGCTGCAGCTTAACATCACATCAGATCTCACAGACACTGGAGTTAACACCAGAGAAAGTCCTCATCCTCATTGATGGAATTGATGAGTTCTCATTTGATCCATGCATTCAAATATCATCACCCTCTAATCCATCGCAGCAAGCTCTACCAATGGACATTCTTAGGAGTCTGCTGGATGGACAGATCCTGCCTGAGTCTTTCCTGCTGGTTACCACCAGATCAGatgctgatacagtgatgaaTCTCCTCAAGGGTCCTCAGCGTTTCACTGAGATTATGGGCTTCTCTGAGAGAGGGGTGCAGGAGTACTTCCAGAAGTTCTTTCAGGATGAGAAACTCTTCAGGAAAACATATGAGAGTGTGACGATAAATGAAAGCCTCCTGACTGCCTGCTCTGTGCCTTTGCTGTGTTGGATGGTCTGTTTTTGTCTGAAGAAACACTTCACAGATTATGATCATGTGATGAGAGAACTAAAGACAACCACCTCCATATATGTGCACTTTGTGTCCACTCTACTGGAGCATCATGACCAGAGTCAGTCTGTCCTCACCATGCTGAGGAGTCTGGGTCAGCTGGCAGAGGAAGGGATGAAGAAGCAGCAGGTCTTTTTTGATGAAAAGAGTGTAGCCAAGAATGGTTTAGATCCTGCTACTAGTGTGTTCTTGTATAAAggtagtttaaaaataaaagacaaacaaGAGCCAGTATTTAGGTTTATGCATTTCAGCTTTCAGGAGTTCTTCACTGCTCTTTATTATGTTTTACTGGATGAGGAAATGTCCTGGTGGAAAATCTGTGAGCTGGTTGACAGGGTGGAAATGAGGGATGCAATCTACAGGCCATCACCAGAAAGATCAAATCCCTTTCTTTCAGTCATGATGTTTCTCTGTGGTCTCTTAAATGAGGAGGTGAGCAGCTCACTCTTTGAAAAGATTAAGGAAACTGTTCCTTACAACATGATACTGAAGAAAACACGGCAAGGAAGTCTTCTAAGAATGGCAATATACCATGAATGTGAACAGTTATTT TGTGATGAGGTGAAGTGTCTTTCCCAGGAGATGAGCTTGAATCAGCTCTTGAGCTGGAGCTGCAGCTTAACATCACATCAGATCTCACAGACACTGGAGTTAACGCCAGAGAAAGTCCTCATCCTCATTGATGGAATTGATGAGTTCTCATTTGATCCACGCATTCAAATATCATCACCCTCTAATCCATCGCAGCAAGCTCTACCAATGGACATTCTTAGGAGTCTGCTGGATGGACAGATCCTGGCTGAGTCTTTCCTGCTGGTTACCACCAGATCAGATGCTTGTACAGTGATGAATCTCCTCAAGGGTCCTCAGCGTTTCACTGAGATTATGGGCTTCTCTGAGAGAGGGGTGCAGGAGTACTTCCAGAAGTTCTTTCAGGATGAGAAACTCTTCAGGAAAACATATGAGAGTGTGAAGATAAATGAAAGCCTCCTGACTGCCTGCTCTGTGCCTTTGCTGTGTTGGATGGTCTGTTTTTGTCTGAAGAAACACTTCACAGATTATGATCATGTGATGAGAGAACTAAAGACAACCACCTCCATATATGTGCACTTTGTGTCCACTCTACTGGAGCATCATGACCAGAGTCAGTCTGTCCTCACCATGCTGAGGAGTCTGGGTCAGCTGGCAGAGGAAGGGATGAAGAAGCAGCAGGTCTTTTTTGATGAAAAGAGTGTAGCCAAGACtggcttaaaaataaaagacaaacaaGAGCCAGTATTTAGGTTTATGCATTTCAGCTTTCAGGAGTTCTTCACTGCTCTTTATTATGTTTTACTGGATGAGGAAATGTGCTGGTGGAAAATCAATAATCTGCTTCACAGGGTGGAAATGGGTAATGAAATCTACAGGCCATCACCAGAAAGATCAAATCCCTTTCTTTCAGTCATGATGTTTCTCTGTGGTCTCTTAAATGAGGAGGTGAGCAGCTCACTCTTTGAAAAGATTAAGGAAACTGTTCCTTACAACATGAAACTGAAGAAAACACTGCAAGGAATTCTTCTAAGAATGGCAACATACCATGAATGTGAACAGTTATTTGTTCTCTACTGTCTGTATGAGCTCCAAGATGAGAGATTTGTCAGGGAAACTCTGCAAACACGCAGGTTCATGAATCTGTATAACGTTTCTCTGAGGAGCACAGACTGTTGGGTGCTGCTGTACTGTCTTCAGTGCTGTCCACACATCAGAGACCTGAACCTCATGTACTGTGATTTAACAGCCGAGAAACTCAAGATTCTTCAGCCAGCGCTCTGTATGTGTGAGACTATGAG GTTGTCAGTGGAGCACCTGTTAGAAGCTGGAGATTTGATCCGAAGTCTTGGTGAATCAGAAATCTTGAGATGGCTGAG AGTTCAAGAGGATGAATACAGTGCTGAGAGTCCCAGATGGTCACTTGACCTGTTTGTCGGTCGTGGAGATGTCTC TTTGTCTTTGAGCTCCTCAGAGAAGAATCCATTATTTCCAGCAGTCTTAAACATGAGTCTTAAATGTCCACAATCAGAGATATCCAGCACTGACTGGACACTCTTCTTACAGAAACTCAGCAAGACAGGAAAATTAGCAGATGA cTCTTCAGCTCTTGATGAGCATGTCAGTTTGCTGCTGTCTTCATTTCATTCTGTGGGTTTGAAGGTGCTGCATCTGAAGCTGGTCAGTCTGAATAAGAGCTGGGCTTCTGGGATCATTTCGCTCGCCCAGACCTGCACCAGTCTACAGCAGCTCAT TGTCAGTGTCACTGGATTGATTTTGGAGGAGGGTCTCATGTTACTGAAGAACTCGCTGACGGATCCACACTGCTCTGTGATCATTGAAGG GAGGAAGTGCAGTAAACTCACTGATCAGTGCAAAGAACAGGACTGGAGTCACAGCTGTAATGAGAAAGTGGAGATTCACTTCAAACCAAAGGGTTTGAAAAAGATAAAAGG GCTGAACATCTCTGAACCGTCTGGACTGAATCTTCAGCCGCTCCCAGTGTGTCAGTCTTGTGTTCACATTGTTGACTCTGATCAGTGGGTTCAGGTGGAGCCATCAGTCTGTACAGATGAAGGAGGGTCAGAGTTCAGGATCAGCACCCCGGCGGGTCGATTCGAGTGCAGCAGGACCAGAATGCGATGGGTCTGTGCTGGTGACGTCACTCTCCAGTACCGTGCAGTGGATGGACGTTTCCTCAGAGAAGAGCTGGAGAGACTTAAGTATGAGCGAATTGGTCCTGTGATTGATGTGACAGTGATCTCAGGGAAACTGGAGGAGGCTCATCTGCCTCATTACGCCTGTTTAGCAGAGTCAGACCCCTCTCTCAGAGAGGCTGTGAAGCTCCTCAGCACAAGAGATGaaggaatatattttcaatctgTAGAGTTGACCCGTTATCACGCTAAAATAGTCCAACCATCCTTTTCTCCTGCAACACCAGTGCTTATCAAACTAGGGATAGCAGTAAAAGTTCACTGTGATCTACTGATCTTCATGACACACAAGAACCCCATCATTCTCCATGTGTATTTTTTACCAATAGATtctgtttttgaagaaaaaattaaaacaaagaaaaaatcgTGTCATCAAATCATTCTTTCAAGACCTGAAACCCCACTGCAGATGAAGAAACAACACAGTCTTGAGGTTCCTGGCGCTTCTGTCCAACCCAAAGCAATCAAATTAAGAGGAGACATTGAGCCAAACTTCTTTCAGGTCAAACATCCTGTGGTCGATGACATCAATATGTCTCTCAGCCGAGTGGATGATCAGAAATCAGTTTGGACTGCAACGATTTGGAAAAAATTAATCAACATGCATCCAAACAGgactgagactttgtttcaatCTGGACAAAACCAAAATACACCACGATTGACTGTCAACTTTGATAAAGTTCAGTTTTTTGATAGAAACTGGTGTGCTCTTATTAAAAGTGTTGAGAATGTGAATAACATCGCAGACAAACTGCTGCAGAAGCAAATCATTCATGAAGAATTATATTCTGAAATCACACATCCTAATTCAACCAGTGAAGCCAGCATGAGGAAGATCTGCAGCATAGTGCGTAAAGGTAGTGACACTGTGAAAGAAATGTTCATCTCCATTCTTCTGGAAGAAGATCCCGACCTTTTAAATCATCTGCCTTTACCTGAATCTTAA
- the LOC131532429 gene encoding guanylate-binding protein 4: MRWVCAGDVTLQYRAVDGCFLRAELERLQCERIGPVIDVTVISGKLEETHLPHYACLAESDPSLRDAVKLLSTRDEGISLQSVELTRYHAKIVQPSFSLITLIINLFIKCEKHCDLLLYMRCKEPLILHIYFFPANDTCSREKVEQSEKSSLLISHPRPDRPFRLKTPHLLEVPGASVHPVEGISFRTDIDPNFFKVKQHQHDDVKMNLIREEDRTSVWKATIWKEELAPVNPRQVQEELHLCSEFDKAQFFEKHRSALIQRVKNVKSIADKLHEQRIIHEELYSEITYTNLTSQNSMRKICSTVHSSGVIARGKFIVILQEEEPHLFEELVRSDS, from the coding sequence ATGCGATGGGTCTGTGCTGGTGACGTCACTCTCCAGTACCGTGCAGTAGATGGATGTTTCCTCAGAGCAGAGCTGGAGAGGCTTCAGTGTGAGCGAATTGGTCCTGTGATTGATGTGACAGTGATCTCAGGGAAACTGGAGGAGACTCATCTGCCTCATTACGCCTGTTTAGCAGAGTCTGACCCCTCTCTCAGAGATGCTGTGAAGCTCCTCAGCACAAGAGATGAAGGAATATCTTTACAATCTGTAGAGTTGACCCGTTATCATGCCAAAATAGTCCAACCATCCTTCTCTCTCATAACTCTAATCATAAATTTGTTCATAAAGTGCGAAAAACACTGTGATCTCCTTCTCTACATGCGGTGTAAAGAGCCTCTCATCCTTCACATCTACTTTTTTCCAGCGAATGATACTTGTTCAAGAGAAAAAGTTGAGCAGAGTGAAAAATCAAGTCTTTTGATCAGCCATCCCAGACCTGACAGACCATTTCGGTTGAAAACACCTCACCTTCTTGAGGTTCCTGGTGCATCTGTCCATCCCGTAGAGGGGATTTCATTTAGAACAGATATCGACCCAAACTTCTTCAAGGTCAAGCAACATCAGCATGATGATGTAAAAATGAATCTTATCAGAGAGGAGGACAGGACGTCTGTGTGGAAGGCTACAATATGGAAAGAAGAATTAGCCCCCGTAAATCCAAGGCAAGTCCAGGAAGAGCTGCATCTGTGTTCTGAGTTTGATAAAGCTCAGTTCTTTGAGAAACACAGATCAGCTCTCATTCAAAGGGTTAAAAATGTGAAGAGCATTGCAGATAAACTGCATGAGCAGAGAATAATTCATGAGGAACTATATTCTGAAATCACATATACTAATTTGACCAGTCAGAATAGCATGAGAAAGATCTGCTCCACAGTGCATTCAAGTGGTGTGATTGCAAGAGGTAAATTCATTGTGATTCTTCAGGAAGAAGAGCCCCATCTCTTTGAAGAACTGGTGCGTTCAGATTCTTAA